A stretch of DNA from Channa argus isolate prfri chromosome 7, Channa argus male v1.0, whole genome shotgun sequence:
TTGCACTTTAATTTTGACCATTCAATAATGGGCAACAGGGGCATAATCAAAAGTATCAGGAGGCACAAAAATCCTGTTCAAAACATTTGTGTCCAAACTCCCCACATGGTGCAATAGATCAACATCCTGAGGACATTTTGATATCACTATGATTtgtttcatgttaaatatgACCAACAAGTTTCCTCCAGTGACACGTTGCAGTTTTGTGCATGTGAAATCGATCAGGCCAATTGTAgaacacagacagaggcagTGGACATTgtgcagacaaacatttttctacaaATCCAGAAGACATGTttcaattttgtgttttaattcatCAAAGCATAGAAACACTGTTGATAATCTAGAGGTTGGTAAGAAAAAAGCCTCGGATGACTTTAACAgcaagatttttattttttaataaaaaactgaatcagACTGATGTTAAATAATGATGCTGTTGATGTTTCAGAGGTGGAGGACAAGATGAAAAACCAGGAAGAATTGGTTCCAAAGGATTCTGTCCCTGTTCCTATGAATGGTAatcacacacatagacacacactcttcactCACAAGTCTTGGCTGCTCAGTCAATTCAACactgaaatacacatttatacttAGTAAAGTACCCCACAGGTCTTCCACATGTTGTTTagttcagacagaaaaaaacaacctgtGTCCAAAATATATGTATTGACACATGCCAATAAAGCAGGTACTCTGTGTATCTACAGTACAGTACGgttacagtatttttgtttctctctttatgCAGCACAAGTGGTGGAGCAGGCAGCAGCTGCTCAAGGTAAGAAGCCCTCATCATGAAGTTACCACAGCAACAACTGTCTCCAAAAGTTTCAGTACAGTGAGAGATTTTTGGACTGTAGAGGTGTGACACCCCTGCTAACTGGATCAGACAGATGTTGGATTGAAGTTAATTCTCTTTcttgtgtctctgcagctctgtttaGCTTCTGTCCAAGCGGCTGGTTCAGCTACGACAGCCACTGCTTCCTGTTTGTTAATAATCCAATGACCTGGTTCAAGGCTGAGGTACAACTACTACTCTAACCATTCTCCACTGTTACTATGGACACACTCTGACAGACAGAGGGGCTTCACCTATGGCTTAAAGACTTAAATGTAGAAATTAAATGACCTGCTTGTCTGATTACACATAAACAGGAGCATTGCAACGACTTGGGGGGACACCTGGCCTCAGTCACCAGCGGCAGACAGTACAGCTTCCTCCAGACGATCGCACAGACGGCCGGTCAGAGCGTGGCCTGGCTGGGAGGCTTCAATTTGCAGGTCTGCATTTATGAGGTCATGTCTTCCTTTCTGCTGAAACCatccagatgtgtgtgtgtggtaaaacTGCTGTGGCACAAGCGATGCTTGTTTGAAATTAATGATTCAATTGCTATTTATTAagtgaatgttttaatgaagaCAAAGTAGGGGGCCTGgaggctcaatgggtagagcatcgggtttgGATGCAGAATGCCACAGGTCCGCTGGGGCGACAAGCTGATGATATTAGTCAAGACAAAGGACCTTCATCtgcaaatgtcatttaaatgtttctggtctttgttttcacagtgcTGAGACAGCCCCAGTAAAATCCATTCATGATACTAGATTCAGGATTGATGCCAGTAAACTCTTGGTCTTGGCAGCTTTTGACATAGCACAGCAGCAAATTATTTGAATTGGCAggttcagtggttcgatccccactTCCTCTTGtccatatgttgaagtgtccttggaaaAGACTCTAAAACCCAAGTTGCTATTGGCTGTTCAGCCCAGTGCCTTCAAAGCAGCTGCTGAATGACGGATGTGAGTGCATAGTGGACAGTACAActtcactttctgtttgttatgtctttgtctttcagggTCAGTGGCTGTGGATCGACCGTGAACGTTTTTATTACAATAACTGGTACTCCCAGTCCACTGCCAGCAGTTACCCCTGCATCACCTTACGTAGCACAAGTAAGTTACGTCCTTCTCCCAAAACTTGGACCACCTGAAGTTAACTTCTCTGTGTTGAACGTGCTGTAACAGCTGGAGATTCACTCAGACATAAAGACCCTAAAGTGTGACTGTTATACCAGGGGTGATGTCTTATCTCTTAATTACATGCACTTTGTATTGCTTTTCCTTGAGTCCTAGTTctatttatatatagatatagatataataaaatatataaaaatatatgtttagtGCTGAAAGATATCAGACTCTCCTCTACATGAAAATATTATGGAGCATGAAACAATAGCTCTATAATAGAAATGTTTATAATAAACTTAGAAAGTTGTTTTCGGTTTGTCAGTCAGACCAATGATCAAACTGacctgaaaacaaattaaagacgTATACGTAGCCTACAGATTCAGATCAGTGACTGTCTGCTACATGACTTGTGAAggatgctgctgtgtttcctcGTTCCTTTagagcagaaataaaacagcGTACAGGGTAAAACAAGGATCGATCAGGGGAACTAAGACGGAAACCAGGATTTGAGTTTGATGTGTCTGTTTACTGAAATAACAGAGAACATGACACTGACTTGTATGTAAGCTTGATGGAGAACAAGGCAGCGTcccatatttttcatttctggCTCCAAGATAGACTGTTCTGTGctaaaagacaaacatctgtGTGGGACACTTTGGATTATCACTTGTTAACAATGTTTCTTTTCCACTTCCAGCTGGCTGGAGTAATGTCCAGTGTACCTCTACAAATCGCTTCATCTGCGCCAAGAACCGATTCAGCTGTTAACATACACTGACCATCTGTTTATGCAGAATCATTGACCTTGTTGTGATCTTACAATTCTCCACAGTGTTTTCATTATAGATTTTTCAAGTGGTTACTATTTCTGTTTGTACTTGAGCCAATAAAAATTTGTAAGGATTGAACCATGCGGGATCTTCCTTTAACAGCTCATTTACCAAAGTGCAGGTTTAGtctcagtaaaatgtattaaataataaaaatctgcagTACACATCACAGCAGATTTCTTCCCTATTTTGAGTGAAATTTTACCCACACAAACTCTTCAATATCCTAAGAATAATGCTTCTGGGACTGGGTCTTCACCAACAGACCCAGTCCACACTGCTTCCACACTACTCTGTGAATAATTGAGTAGCATACAAGTAGCttttagttatattttttacataaacCTGAGGCTTGTGTGGCTAcaaagttatttttgatcagaaagaaataaaacatttgtatcaGAAAGAATTTTATTTCTCCATTATTATCTCAAGCTATTATGTTGTCTGTACATCCGATCCACTGGTCTGATCATACAAAGAACATTTAGCTGTGGAAAGTAGCTCAGAGTAAAGACAGTGATTCATAAGGTAACacattactgtatttaaagAAGTGAGTTCCATGTCTCATTACATTGACCTATTAGCTTCACAAGTTGAAGTAcacttacagaaaaaaaatcgatttaattcaactttatttatatagcgccaattcacaacaaagtcatctcaaggcaaaTGTAATCATACAAAATACTGTGGCCCTCGATTGTGTCAACCAACCCTCCGCTGGTCATTCTCCATTACTATCATGTACATTTAGACCATTAACATAGGAGCAGACGTTATGTGTATAGGAATGatcagtacagtacatttataaaatattcaaagtaaacttaaacaaaattcaaatatgGATAAATTGTGAAAACAGATTAAATTTTATAGAATGAGCTATATTCTATGCAACAtgggagaaaataaaagataCTGTCTgagctgttttttaaaagctttgcaaTTTCATTAAAAGTTTGCAGACCAGTGTTTCCCATTCTTCCTGACAAATCCTTTCAAACATCATTAGATTTAATAGGAATTTTAATAGGAAGTATGATATCAGATGGGATGTCAGATGGTTGACAAAGATGATAATCCGTACTGGGCCCCACTGCTTTTGGTGGAATTCAAATCAGGTGATTACAGATCTCTGAAATTCACCCTTTTATTTTGGTCCCAGACAACAATCAATGTCAACATCTTCCTCCAGATACTCACAAGGGCCAGGAGACACTTTTGTGACTTGATCAGTCACCACTTTATAATAACCTCTCTTTCTCAATCTGTGtagttaataaaacattatttaataattatccCCTCAAACTTTAGAAAAGACAACAGAACcaacatttcatttgaaaaccCAGGAACTCTGCCCATAAAATGAACAACCTTGAATAGCCACTACCCATTTTGGACTGCAAGCAACACTGAGCTGTTCAATATGAGTGAAGCCCCTTCACAAACCTAAAcaagataagcagttacagacaatggatggatggatgttttctcattgcccgtaggtgtgaatgtgagtgtgaaatgttgtgtgtctgtgtatgtctctctgtgttggccttgagatagGCTGGAGAACTGTCTAGGGTGTACTGTACCCTGCTACTCGTCGCCCATTAACAGCTAAGCTTTGCCCCCCCACGACCCCAAAAAGGGTAATTGcttacagaaaatggatggatgtcGGTATTATGGAGTTTCTTTCTGACTGTATCATCCCATATCCCAGCATATTCTAAATGATTTGATAAGTATTTGTGATGTCTGATTGTTACATCAGACGTCAAAATCAGGGACAAGGATACGTGTGAGGCCTGGATTTGAAGatgacataaataataaaaaataaataatataataatattaaataataaataattactttattAAGTACAATCAATTTAAAAGGTCTATAGCATAGTATTTTTGAAATGTATCCTAAGGGGCTGTGCCTCCCTCTCGTGGTAAACTTACttcattacataaaaacaagctaaaatagtattaattattaaaatattattattatttgtttcaattgagaagaacaaacaacataccggctttgtgtatgttttaattGAAATGTTGCTAAAATCTTATTGCAAAGACAGCAACTTTATGTACTGTACCACACAATGTGACAGCAGACtccatgattttcattttttggtgGACAAAAAGCAGTAATTCTGGTTTAACCCACATGCATGCAGAATTATACACACATATCTGTGGTATATGTAAGCAAACCACAAGCATTTAAACCAAACTGACACAATAGGCGCAATGGGTTATGTGTCTGCCTGGTGCTGTTGAAATGAGATAGAGCATAAAGGCTTTTGCCATATGAGTCTGCTTAATCTTACAGTCTGCTTTCactgtttaaatttgttttggttttgtttccttttaccTGAATTTTACTAGTTTTACTGAGgtaaaatatgcacatttacTGTGCAGCTCTGTGGGGGAGaacaacctctgcttcaacaGCCCAGCAGAGGGCGCTCTGATACATCAATGCAGCAAGGCTCACTAATAGATCCCAAAACGAAccaaagcaacaacaaccaTTATTATGCCACAGCTAAATATAGGTGTTGAATTCACTTTGTCTCAGTGAGCTGATGTAGTTTTAGATAGCTActccaatttatttatttagttttaaaaatgtttcaataatCCAAACCCGCTTAAAAAATTGACACATTGGATTTTATTTGAGGTTTGGAATGATTAATTACAATATTATTGACTGTTTAAGGATAAACTACAGTGATCacattttttgtaatgaaaaaaCACGTGGCTTATTGAtatgtttaattacatttttgcatttaatgaTAAAGATTAATGGCAGAGACAACTAAGTTAAGCCATGTGCTGTATTCAGATGTTACATAATTCTTTGTTTGTTCTGCTACATGGGATTATGTGACTCGTTAGCATAAACaattatttacagtagaaaTTTCCTGACTTCACCCTTTAGCTGTCTGTCAGCTGtgttatgttttaatattcataCATTCAAACATATGTTTTGTAAAGAACACACAAGTATTTATACTTTCAATTCGAAGTATGAAATCATGATGAGGTAAGATTAGAGGTAAAGGTTAGAGCAGTAAGCTTGTGGCCATAAGGTTGCTGGTTTGTTTCCTGGATTACATTTGGGTGGAAATCTAGTGAAAAGCACTTTCCCCTCCTTTCTCCATTGGAGCTGTTCAGTGGTTATAGGTcagtctgtgtttgttctgagCAGTTTGTGATTGTTATCATGTTGCTCCGGAAAAAGAGAGGAGGTCTTTCAGTGAAATTCCTCTGAatgaatggtaaaaaaaaactctttagcTTGGTGTTAGTAAGTGTCAAACATTACACCTTGTCTAGTCCAAATGCATTTCAGCCATGGTTTTGTGACACATGTGATTTGCTCCTGAAGTTGCTATAAAAGACATAGCTGCACACGCTACTGGCAACATTGCATTTGATTCACATCAATTTCAGCCTCTATTCAGCATCAGCGGGACAGGGACAATGGCCGGACTACCTGCCTTCCTAAGGCTAACTGACAGCAGAAATTGGACTTACATAGCTTTTTATGTAGACTCAGCagggacattttttttgtctgcttttattGATTTTCCTCTGTTTGCTACAGAAAGTGGGGAAGGTGAAACCAGAAAGCTCATAGTGACACAGTGGGTCAGATACAGCTTTTAAACAGCAGACTTAGGAGATTAAGCTTCACCATAAGGCTTTATTCACATTACACCTACAGTAAAACATGCAGTTGTCTTATAAGTGCCACCCATGTATGCTATGTATGCCCAGCTATGTAGCTTCCATAAACACCTGACCTTTCTGCAACTACATAGCCCTGTACCCAGCAAGCTGTGAATGTGATTGATTGAGTTGTATCTGTTTATGTGAATATTAACCCAGTTTAAATCAAACACATAAGAAAGAACATCCTGTCAGTGTTCAAAAAAAGAGCACAgtcttaaaaatgtgtttttttggttcCTCCTGCTGGTTCTCGAGTCTCCCATTAGACTTTTTTTCTGGTCGAACCAGCTTATTTAGAGAACCTCTCCAGGAAAActtcattatgtaaaaaaaatcctgaGGAACAAAAGGTGCAATTTAATCAAAACTCCATCAATTCTTATCGAAACACATCAGAAACCAACACAGAACTTCGACCATCTTTGagattgtgatggaaaatcaattattattaaatgattaaacTTTAATTATAGTGTTTTACCTCGTTGACACCTTGTATTGAGTGTTCTTAggaggatgtttaaaatgttgttcaaattTTGTCTCACACATGTTTTGTCAGTTATTGACTAACAGCAGACTATCCCACACTGTaatgacccagagtcactccatgctcacagctgcttatcaaagtgctgaaaacggaaaaggtttccataaaaggacaAAAGGGCTGGGGGCAGTAGCCTgagagaatgttctgcccagcaacagagggttataaaactaatgtgtgatgtacgaagtttagaactgcataggatggagacttgaaactctttcgatgttcttctctcttccaacttaataaaaccctaaaagacatcctggatgttgaagcttctttattgATTACAATTGAAGTGTCTAAGACtcgatattgtcatttttgccatgacagcaTACAATGTCAGTTCACCGTCAAAACTCATCAGGGGCAACTATAATTTTATCGTGAACTCTGATCTTTGGGACTTAAATAATGAACCAAAAGGATGAAGTGGATCACCAGGCAGATAGCAGTAtacagtttaaatgttaaaacaagctAACCCActctgataataataataataataataataataataataataataataataataataataataatgatgatgatgatgatgataataatgata
This window harbors:
- the LOC137130528 gene encoding snaclec alboaggregin-A subunit beta'-like; this encodes MKTIVLLSLLLCAASAAPAEDKLAAPEVEDKMKNQEELVPKDSVPVPMNAQVVEQAAAAQALFSFCPSGWFSYDSHCFLFVNNPMTWFKAEEHCNDLGGHLASVTSGRQYSFLQTIAQTAGQSVAWLGGFNLQGQWLWIDRERFYYNNWYSQSTASSYPCITLRSTTGWSNVQCTSTNRFICAKNRFSC